A genomic region of Planococcus kocurii contains the following coding sequences:
- the fliF gene encoding flagellar basal-body MS-ring/collar protein FliF yields MKEKLLVFKTKMSESWTSFSPVTKWSVIGSFFITLMILGIFVFFSNQSNFSVLYSDLTAAEAGEIKTAIEEQAIPVEVSADGKTISVPEEHLANLKVSLAAEGIPKNGNVNYGTFSENMGLGMTDRHFDVVERDAMQNELAYLIEQIDGVTEANVMITLPKENIWITDEEQTSTASIVVQGDSTLQLDQKQINGLYHLISKSVPSLPPEQIVIMDQNGQVFEVQDANQADTNLSVYQQHREIQKGIEQDIQRELQQMLGLLLGQDKVVVSVMTNIDFTKEKREEQLVEPVDVENNEGLDISVERIVETYSSEGTVIEDAAGTGETEVANYPGVDGAGNSESERTEERINSEVNRINRQIEKSPYVVDDITINVGVEPPIPDNPASLTQENIADISNLLKNAVSTSLSMNEFQATDVELEDRISVFATEFQGRPAVEDEKPEVTFFAGIPNNLLLVIGAAIVLVIVIIVALLFLRRKKKVDIEEEEYSFEGFEQALAKSNLLEPEEEEIDLSEFSNRSNPKRKTIEKLAKGRPEDFTKLLRSWMADD; encoded by the coding sequence ATGAAAGAAAAGCTTTTAGTATTCAAAACGAAAATGAGCGAATCATGGACCAGTTTTTCTCCTGTAACGAAATGGTCTGTTATCGGCTCTTTTTTTATCACATTAATGATTTTAGGAATCTTCGTTTTCTTTAGCAATCAATCTAATTTTTCTGTATTGTATTCTGATTTGACGGCGGCCGAAGCTGGTGAAATCAAGACGGCGATTGAAGAACAAGCGATTCCTGTGGAAGTGTCGGCAGATGGTAAAACGATCAGTGTGCCTGAAGAGCATTTGGCTAATTTGAAAGTAAGTTTAGCAGCTGAAGGCATTCCGAAAAACGGCAATGTCAATTACGGTACGTTTAGTGAAAATATGGGACTCGGGATGACCGATCGTCATTTTGATGTGGTTGAACGGGATGCGATGCAAAATGAGTTAGCGTATTTGATTGAGCAAATTGACGGAGTGACAGAAGCCAATGTCATGATTACGTTGCCAAAGGAAAATATTTGGATTACCGACGAAGAGCAAACGTCAACGGCTTCGATTGTGGTTCAAGGTGATTCGACTTTGCAGTTGGATCAAAAGCAAATTAATGGCTTGTATCATTTAATCAGTAAATCAGTGCCAAGTTTGCCGCCAGAACAAATTGTGATTATGGATCAAAACGGCCAAGTGTTTGAAGTGCAAGATGCCAATCAAGCAGATACCAATTTGTCGGTTTACCAGCAGCATCGTGAAATTCAAAAAGGCATTGAACAAGATATTCAGCGAGAGTTGCAACAAATGCTTGGCTTATTATTAGGTCAGGATAAAGTGGTTGTTTCTGTTATGACGAATATCGATTTCACTAAAGAAAAACGAGAAGAACAATTAGTGGAACCGGTTGATGTTGAAAATAACGAAGGCTTGGATATTAGTGTTGAACGAATTGTTGAAACGTATTCAAGTGAAGGAACAGTTATTGAAGATGCAGCGGGAACCGGAGAAACGGAAGTGGCTAATTATCCAGGTGTAGACGGTGCTGGAAACAGTGAATCTGAACGAACAGAAGAACGCATTAACAGCGAAGTCAACCGAATCAATCGCCAAATTGAAAAGAGCCCATATGTCGTTGATGACATTACAATCAACGTTGGTGTAGAGCCGCCGATTCCGGATAACCCGGCAAGTTTGACGCAAGAAAACATTGCGGATATCAGTAATTTATTGAAAAATGCAGTGAGTACATCGCTAAGCATGAATGAATTTCAAGCGACAGATGTTGAATTGGAAGATCGAATTTCCGTTTTTGCAACCGAATTCCAAGGACGTCCAGCTGTTGAAGATGAAAAGCCAGAAGTGACATTTTTCGCTGGTATTCCTAATAATCTTCTGCTAGTAATTGGAGCGGCAATTGTGCTGGTAATTGTGATTATTGTTGCCTTGTTATTCCTTCGTAGAAAGAAAAAAGTGGATATAGAAGAAGAAGAATATAGTTTTGAAGGGTTCGAACAGGCATTAGCCAAATCAAATTTACTAGAACCCGAAGAGGAAGAAATCGATTTGTCTGAGTTTAGTAATCGATCCAATCCGAAGCGAAAAACGATTGAAAAGCTTGCCAAAGGACGACCTGAAGACTTTACGAAATTGTTGCGGTCATGGATGGCAGATGACTAG
- the fliE gene encoding flagellar hook-basal body complex protein FliE — translation MEKISGIQTPFIQNQLFDKVKPDNKVEGFGEIFKDALKGVSKAQNESDKLTNQLVTGEVQDVHEVMIASQKASLSLQMTMQVRNKVVEAYQEVMRMQV, via the coding sequence ATGGAAAAAATCAGCGGGATTCAAACGCCTTTTATTCAAAACCAATTATTCGACAAAGTGAAGCCGGATAACAAAGTTGAAGGGTTCGGAGAAATATTCAAAGATGCATTAAAAGGAGTAAGCAAAGCACAAAACGAATCAGATAAATTGACCAATCAATTGGTGACAGGAGAAGTTCAGGATGTTCATGAAGTAATGATCGCTTCGCAAAAGGCCAGCTTGTCGTTGCAAATGACGATGCAGGTACGAAATAAAGTGGTTGAAGCTTATCAAGAAGTGATGAGAATGCAAGTATGA
- the flgC gene encoding flagellar basal body rod protein FlgC: protein MSLFSGFNISASGLTANRMRMDVVSANIANANTNRAELVDGEWVPYRRKSVELSQSGTSPFANQLQSAMNRGNTAVTGVNVSEIREDQTPFTLTYDPEHPDAGEDGYVRSSNVDPLKEMVDLMSATRSYEANVTALNASKSMFMKALEIGK, encoded by the coding sequence ATGAGTTTATTCAGTGGATTTAATATTAGTGCTTCAGGGCTGACGGCTAACCGAATGCGCATGGATGTGGTCTCTGCGAACATCGCAAACGCCAATACGAACCGTGCCGAATTAGTGGACGGGGAATGGGTGCCGTACCGAAGAAAATCAGTTGAGTTGTCTCAAAGTGGAACCTCGCCTTTTGCCAATCAATTGCAGTCGGCAATGAATAGGGGAAACACTGCAGTGACAGGTGTTAACGTGTCGGAAATTAGAGAAGACCAGACGCCTTTTACACTAACGTATGATCCGGAACATCCAGATGCTGGAGAAGACGGCTATGTTCGTTCATCCAACGTGGATCCACTAAAAGAAATGGTCGATTTGATGTCGGCAACCCGTTCGTACGAAGCAAACGTCACGGCATTGAATGCATCAAAAAGCATGTTTATGAAAGCTTTGGAAATCGGCAAATAA
- the flgB gene encoding flagellar basal body rod protein FlgB: MNIFPKSLETMEQALSASTLKQRVHSANIANVDTANYKSKKVDFQAALDTAMNQQSLSSYKTDNRHLSFSNEAAVGSTKVLTNNSTQYNNNGNNVDMDVEMAELAKNQLWYNAVTERVNGKLNSLSSVINGGR; the protein is encoded by the coding sequence ATGAATATATTCCCTAAATCTCTAGAGACCATGGAACAAGCTTTATCGGCTTCTACACTTAAACAGCGAGTTCATTCAGCGAATATCGCCAATGTAGACACGGCTAATTACAAAAGCAAAAAAGTAGATTTCCAAGCAGCGCTCGATACAGCGATGAATCAGCAAAGTCTTTCAAGCTATAAAACAGACAATCGCCACCTGTCGTTTAGCAATGAAGCGGCTGTAGGATCGACTAAAGTTTTAACAAACAACTCAACCCAATATAATAACAATGGCAATAATGTCGACATGGATGTCGAGATGGCTGAACTGGCAAAAAACCAATTATGGTACAACGCCGTAACCGAACGGGTCAACGGCAAACTCAATAGTCTTAGCTCTGTTATTAATGGAGGGAGATAA
- a CDS encoding flagellar hook-basal body protein, whose amino-acid sequence MFRGLYTATSGMMANNRNQQILTNNLSNANTPGFKEDKAVLRAFPDQLIVAIENGKKGTIVPQNIGSLTTGVYTQEGIPSFLQGPLRETGNSTDMALLDELLPLNTDTQQKGSMVFAVTAENGEMRYTKNGSFAVNTEGFLTTSDGFPVLGENQQPIQVGSADFTVQDNGQLILADGTQGDRLWIGHTDNPQQFVKEGQNLLRWTGDAEAAPQFIDNVARLAGTNSFLKQGFIEQSNVDLTKTMTDMMTTYRGFESNQKVIQAYDRSMEKAVNEIGRV is encoded by the coding sequence ATGTTTCGCGGATTATATACTGCTACATCAGGGATGATGGCCAATAATAGGAATCAACAAATATTGACAAATAACCTATCAAACGCCAATACTCCAGGATTTAAAGAAGACAAAGCCGTCTTACGCGCATTTCCAGACCAACTCATCGTAGCGATCGAAAACGGAAAAAAAGGTACAATAGTCCCCCAAAATATCGGTAGTTTGACTACAGGAGTATATACACAGGAGGGTATTCCGTCTTTTCTTCAAGGTCCGTTACGAGAAACTGGAAATTCAACAGATATGGCGTTGTTGGATGAATTATTACCACTAAACACGGATACCCAACAAAAAGGGTCGATGGTTTTCGCAGTGACTGCTGAAAACGGTGAGATGCGTTACACAAAAAATGGCTCTTTCGCAGTAAACACTGAAGGATTTTTAACGACTAGTGACGGCTTTCCTGTTCTCGGCGAAAACCAACAACCCATTCAAGTTGGTTCAGCCGATTTTACTGTCCAAGACAATGGCCAACTTATTCTAGCAGATGGTACACAAGGCGATCGCTTGTGGATTGGTCACACGGACAACCCACAGCAATTTGTAAAAGAAGGTCAGAATCTTTTACGCTGGACGGGAGATGCAGAAGCTGCTCCTCAGTTTATCGATAATGTTGCTCGACTTGCTGGCACAAACAGCTTTTTAAAACAAGGATTTATTGAACAATCGAATGTGGACTTGACCAAAACCATGACAGACATGATGACGACATACCGCGGCTTCGAATCCAACCAAAAAGTAATTCAAGCATACGACCGCAGCATGGAAAAAGCCGTCAATGAAATCGGACGCGTTTAG
- a CDS encoding flagellar hook-basal body protein — protein MNIQMNTASNTMSELQKKIDLIGNNIANVNTNGYKRQEASFSDALVQSIEKQVGQQNEIGRTTPYGLRIGAGAILSQTAVRNEPGSIRQTDRPLDFMIQGESVYFRIAAEGNTFYTKDGSFQVQPVPNSNQVSLVTSNGDAVLGATNQPIVFDADYKDIQLSGNGTLEISYTDATKQPTEIQMGVAQINRQGSLEKIGGNLFRLTGTEAEQLANGNLQLIDLSQQTDGTIGIKQGALEMSNVDLTDEMAELISTQRLFQSQGRAISYADDMMGLVNTIKG, from the coding sequence TTGAATATCCAAATGAATACTGCGAGTAACACGATGAGTGAACTGCAAAAGAAAATCGACTTGATTGGCAACAATATTGCCAACGTCAACACCAATGGCTATAAACGGCAAGAAGCGAGTTTTTCAGATGCACTCGTCCAGTCTATCGAAAAACAAGTCGGCCAACAAAATGAAATTGGACGAACCACGCCTTACGGTTTACGGATTGGCGCCGGCGCGATTCTGTCCCAAACCGCTGTTCGCAATGAGCCAGGTTCGATTCGCCAAACCGATCGCCCTCTCGATTTTATGATCCAAGGGGAATCCGTCTACTTCCGCATTGCCGCTGAGGGCAATACTTTTTATACAAAAGACGGATCTTTTCAAGTTCAACCAGTTCCCAACTCCAATCAAGTGAGTTTGGTTACCTCGAACGGGGATGCGGTACTCGGAGCTACCAATCAGCCCATCGTTTTCGATGCTGATTATAAGGATATTCAGTTAAGCGGGAATGGCACTTTGGAAATTTCTTATACCGATGCCACTAAGCAACCTACTGAAATCCAAATGGGTGTTGCCCAGATAAACCGGCAAGGCTCACTCGAAAAAATAGGTGGCAATCTTTTTCGCCTGACCGGTACTGAAGCTGAACAACTCGCAAATGGCAATTTACAGTTAATCGATTTGTCCCAGCAAACGGATGGAACGATTGGCATCAAACAAGGCGCGTTGGAAATGTCCAATGTTGATTTGACTGACGAGATGGCGGAATTGATTTCCACGCAACGGCTATTTCAATCACAAGGAAGAGCGATTTCCTACGCAGATGACATGATGGGATTAGTTAATACCATTAAGGGATAA
- the flgL gene encoding flagellar hook-associated protein FlgL, which produces MRVTQQMLNQNSIRNMSQNLSRFEKINNQVASGKLLHRPSDDPNGVSKAMNLKSTLATNAQFERNTGEAKLWMDETGQNIDSMVNAMQRVREIAVQGNNGTYSELDQTAMAAEIEELTEHMRQLANAKVNGKSLFNGQKTGELPFPEKGDMTPSSADLVAKTFTIGEGISIQSSVLPEQLFGASADAANLFNTLESMSANLKAGTAIDLEKMDAGIDRLLTVGAENGARQNRLEAVENRLLASNLEIKSMLSRVEDIDYAEAVIKLKSEESIYQASLAATSKIIQPSLMDFLR; this is translated from the coding sequence ATGAGAGTCACGCAACAGATGCTAAACCAGAATTCCATACGCAATATGAGCCAAAACTTGAGCCGCTTTGAAAAAATCAATAACCAAGTAGCGAGTGGCAAACTGCTTCACCGCCCATCGGACGACCCCAATGGTGTCAGTAAAGCGATGAACCTAAAAAGTACGCTTGCCACCAATGCACAATTCGAGCGAAACACAGGCGAAGCCAAACTGTGGATGGACGAAACCGGTCAAAACATCGACTCCATGGTCAATGCCATGCAGCGGGTGCGCGAAATAGCGGTTCAAGGAAATAATGGTACGTATTCAGAGCTGGATCAGACAGCAATGGCCGCTGAAATAGAAGAATTGACAGAGCACATGCGGCAACTGGCAAATGCTAAAGTCAATGGCAAGTCCTTGTTTAATGGTCAAAAAACCGGCGAATTGCCTTTCCCTGAAAAAGGAGACATGACGCCAAGTAGTGCGGACTTAGTCGCTAAAACCTTTACGATCGGAGAAGGCATCAGCATTCAATCGAGTGTTTTGCCCGAGCAGTTGTTTGGCGCTTCAGCTGATGCGGCGAACCTCTTTAACACACTGGAAAGCATGTCCGCCAATTTAAAGGCTGGAACTGCCATCGATTTGGAAAAAATGGATGCCGGAATTGACCGGTTGTTGACAGTGGGCGCTGAAAACGGTGCACGACAAAATCGTCTAGAAGCCGTTGAAAATCGCTTGCTTGCCAGCAATCTTGAAATCAAATCGATGTTGTCAAGAGTGGAAGATATCGATTACGCAGAAGCCGTTATCAAGTTAAAGAGCGAAGAAAGCATCTACCAAGCCAGCCTCGCCGCAACATCAAAAATCATCCAGCCAAGTTTGATGGACTTTTTGAGATAA
- the flgK gene encoding flagellar hook-associated protein FlgK produces MVSTFHGLELGKRGLSVGQASIATTGQNIANVNTKGYSRQQVNSSSSPSLDIWTGQGAHTGQLGTGVTIDSITRVRDRFLDQQVRDHSETLGQWQAKQTTLDRLETIVNEPSDSGLSSAMDGLKNAWQDLANEPDSLSAQAVVKERAQGFIDVAQSMNKSLDSLKSELTQQSTETVAEANGYLKQIAELNKSIVRDGSQSNDLKDKRDALVEDLSKLMSVKVEEKANGSYSISLASNNQALVTGEAVSEITAEDATNTPQKFGGKLAGLDESLNTATKYQENLTTVVRDFVQANGMSGTSGKDQALFIGDAANFKLSELKVNYEADPLEQQAATGKTSADAQSDFRKLVSQLGAESQSATNSVANHSAALQATENRRQSVTGVSLDEEMANLIKYQHSYNAAARLVSMTDQMLDTIINRMGS; encoded by the coding sequence ATGGTTTCAACATTTCACGGATTAGAATTAGGAAAACGCGGATTATCCGTCGGCCAGGCAAGCATTGCGACGACTGGACAGAATATCGCCAATGTTAATACAAAAGGCTATTCACGCCAGCAAGTCAACTCAAGCTCGTCGCCATCTTTAGATATTTGGACAGGCCAAGGTGCTCATACAGGCCAACTCGGAACCGGTGTCACGATTGATTCGATTACACGTGTAAGAGACCGTTTTCTCGATCAGCAAGTACGCGATCATTCCGAAACACTCGGACAGTGGCAAGCCAAGCAAACAACATTGGACCGCTTAGAAACGATCGTCAATGAACCGAGTGATAGCGGCTTAAGTAGCGCGATGGACGGATTGAAGAACGCGTGGCAAGACTTAGCTAACGAACCGGATAGTTTATCTGCACAAGCCGTTGTAAAAGAACGTGCACAAGGCTTTATCGACGTAGCACAATCAATGAACAAATCACTAGACAGTTTGAAAAGTGAACTGACACAACAATCTACCGAAACAGTGGCCGAAGCAAACGGCTATTTAAAACAAATCGCTGAGCTCAACAAAAGCATCGTCCGCGATGGCAGTCAATCAAATGACTTAAAAGACAAACGGGACGCGCTAGTAGAAGATCTTTCGAAATTGATGTCTGTAAAAGTAGAAGAAAAAGCAAATGGTAGTTACTCGATCAGCCTCGCTTCCAACAACCAAGCGCTGGTCACAGGTGAAGCAGTTTCTGAAATCACAGCCGAGGATGCAACGAATACCCCTCAAAAATTTGGTGGGAAATTAGCAGGGTTGGACGAATCCTTAAATACTGCAACAAAATATCAGGAAAACTTAACAACTGTAGTTCGCGATTTTGTCCAAGCAAATGGCATGTCGGGAACGAGTGGTAAGGATCAAGCTTTATTCATTGGCGATGCCGCAAACTTTAAACTGTCTGAGCTAAAAGTGAATTACGAAGCAGATCCTTTGGAACAACAAGCAGCAACAGGGAAAACAAGCGCCGATGCACAAAGTGATTTCAGAAAACTGGTCAGTCAACTCGGTGCAGAAAGTCAATCAGCGACCAACTCGGTTGCCAATCATAGTGCAGCACTTCAAGCGACAGAAAACCGCAGGCAATCCGTAACGGGTGTTTCGCTCGATGAAGAAATGGCCAATTTGATCAAGTACCAGCATTCCTATAATGCGGCAGCGCGGTTAGTATCAATGACGGATCAAATGCTGGATACCATTATTAACCGAATGGGTAGCTAA
- a CDS encoding flagellar protein FlgN translates to MLNLVVNTLDELISIQKQLIRYAERKQTVLIERKVDELTELVKEETKLVKQLGQLEDERQQLVADVLEEHPGLTFSQFAEQIPDEEIKQELYSQLTTLQMLLTELQAKNKTNEKILEDSVSFVQHMITQVTKSKQQHFNYQSPASQQKPPTNNQGFFDTRA, encoded by the coding sequence ATGCTGAACTTAGTAGTAAATACGCTGGACGAACTAATCAGCATACAAAAACAGCTTATCCGTTATGCCGAACGCAAGCAGACGGTGTTGATCGAACGAAAAGTCGATGAGCTAACCGAGCTTGTAAAAGAAGAAACCAAGCTAGTCAAACAACTTGGCCAATTAGAAGACGAACGGCAGCAACTCGTAGCCGACGTGTTGGAAGAGCATCCGGGTTTAACCTTTAGCCAGTTTGCCGAACAAATTCCAGATGAAGAGATAAAACAAGAGCTCTACTCACAATTGACAACGTTACAAATGCTGTTGACCGAGCTTCAAGCAAAAAACAAAACGAACGAAAAAATTCTTGAAGACTCGGTAAGCTTTGTTCAACATATGATTACCCAAGTAACAAAATCAAAACAACAGCATTTTAATTATCAATCACCGGCAAGTCAGCAAAAACCACCAACAAACAATCAAGGCTTTTTTGATACAAGAGCTTAG
- the flgM gene encoding flagellar biosynthesis anti-sigma factor FlgM — translation MNIDKTNSSSFIQSYQKMQVAPVAKTKPLQKEDELQISNEAKAMFEKNASVDVERQEKIQLLKAQVASGEYQVDAEKVADKVHQFWFDK, via the coding sequence ATGAATATCGATAAGACCAATAGTTCTTCCTTTATTCAATCTTACCAAAAAATGCAAGTGGCTCCTGTTGCAAAAACAAAGCCATTGCAAAAAGAAGACGAGCTGCAAATTTCAAATGAGGCAAAAGCCATGTTCGAAAAAAATGCCAGCGTGGACGTTGAAAGACAAGAAAAAATTCAGTTGCTGAAAGCTCAAGTGGCATCAGGTGAGTACCAGGTAGACGCAGAAAAAGTAGCAGATAAAGTGCATCAATTCTGGTTTGATAAATAA
- a CDS encoding flagellar basal body-associated FliL family protein, with the protein MGKLKKIMGVVIIAIVIGGGAAFYFLQKDAGAEEETSLSAEEIAELSIDTDIITTNLASSGNFGVVQFNILLSDKDTKKEAEKRTAEVRAAIIATVASFTKEELIGESGITMIEEELVKRLTEVFEKGTVERVLVTEFKLQ; encoded by the coding sequence ATGGGGAAACTAAAGAAAATTATGGGTGTGGTGATTATTGCCATCGTTATTGGAGGCGGAGCCGCATTTTACTTCCTGCAAAAAGATGCTGGAGCTGAAGAAGAAACGTCGTTAAGTGCTGAAGAAATAGCAGAACTAAGCATTGACACCGACATTATTACGACCAACCTAGCATCTTCCGGAAATTTCGGAGTGGTGCAGTTTAATATTTTACTGAGTGATAAGGACACAAAAAAAGAAGCTGAAAAACGGACAGCCGAAGTACGCGCGGCTATTATTGCAACAGTTGCTAGCTTTACGAAAGAAGAATTGATTGGAGAAAGCGGCATTACGATGATCGAGGAAGAACTTGTAAAGCGGTTAACCGAAGTTTTTGAAAAAGGTACAGTCGAACGTGTATTAGTGACCGAATTTAAATTGCAATAA
- the motB gene encoding flagellar motor protein MotB: MKRKKKHEEHVDEAWLLPYADILTLLLALFIVLFASSQVDAQKFNAIAESFNSELQGGTGVLDEQAPVESFDTSPTAELSEDPPSGESPEEILAAKDQQELQEFQTKIDAYIDEKGLSPRLQTEMTVKGLMITIKEGVLFESGSSDMRSGSETIANEISNLLISDPPRMIFIEGHTDNIPAGTKEFPTNWELSSARAVNFMRILLENDELDPQKFSASGYSEYHPVASNDTPEGRAENRRVEVLISPYEKETDE; this comes from the coding sequence TTGAAGCGTAAAAAAAAGCATGAAGAACATGTCGATGAAGCTTGGCTCTTGCCTTATGCCGATATTTTGACGCTTCTCTTGGCTTTGTTCATCGTATTATTTGCTTCCAGCCAAGTCGATGCCCAAAAATTCAATGCCATTGCCGAATCGTTTAACAGCGAACTGCAAGGCGGTACCGGTGTACTGGACGAACAAGCACCAGTTGAAAGTTTTGATACTTCACCAACCGCCGAGCTGAGTGAAGACCCGCCATCAGGCGAAAGCCCAGAAGAAATATTAGCGGCTAAAGATCAACAGGAACTGCAAGAGTTCCAAACAAAAATTGACGCTTATATTGATGAAAAAGGGTTATCGCCTCGACTCCAAACTGAAATGACCGTAAAAGGCTTGATGATTACCATTAAAGAAGGCGTATTATTCGAGTCAGGCAGTTCGGATATGCGAAGCGGGTCCGAGACCATTGCGAATGAAATTTCAAATTTATTGATTTCCGATCCGCCGCGGATGATTTTTATCGAAGGACACACAGATAATATTCCGGCAGGGACAAAAGAGTTTCCAACCAACTGGGAATTGAGTTCTGCACGCGCTGTTAATTTCATGCGAATTTTGCTTGAAAACGATGAGCTCGACCCGCAGAAATTCAGCGCTTCTGGTTATAGTGAATACCATCCAGTTGCCTCAAATGATACACCTGAAGGACGAGCGGAAAACCGCCGCGTAGAAGTGCTGATTTCACCTTATGAAAAAGAAACTGACGAGTAA
- the motA gene encoding flagellar motor stator protein MotA, which translates to MDKTSWIGVIMGFAVLIGGMILKGSNPIALYNPAALVIIFAGTVACLLVAFPMDEIKKIPSLFKVIFSDQKSVSIREMIPMFTGWAMLARKEGLLALEEKAEEVEDAFLQRGLKMVVDGQSQEHIRDLMEEEIAAMEERHELGAKIFAQAGTYAPTLGVLGAVIGLVAALGHLDDVALLGKSISAAFIATLFGIFSGYVLWHPFANKLKRKSEAEVKTKMIMLEGLLAVQEGLPVRTVEEKLLTYLPTKDRVLESNEESGVQVEA; encoded by the coding sequence GTGGATAAGACGTCATGGATAGGAGTCATAATGGGATTTGCTGTGTTGATCGGTGGGATGATCTTGAAAGGGTCAAACCCGATCGCTCTGTACAATCCAGCGGCACTCGTCATCATCTTTGCCGGCACCGTCGCCTGTCTGCTCGTTGCCTTTCCGATGGACGAAATCAAGAAAATCCCCAGCCTGTTCAAAGTAATTTTCAGCGATCAAAAATCAGTCTCGATCAGAGAAATGATTCCCATGTTCACGGGATGGGCGATGCTCGCACGAAAAGAAGGGTTGCTGGCGCTCGAAGAAAAAGCAGAAGAAGTAGAAGATGCATTTTTGCAGCGCGGCTTGAAAATGGTCGTGGATGGCCAGTCGCAAGAACACATTCGCGACTTGATGGAAGAAGAAATCGCCGCGATGGAAGAACGCCATGAACTGGGTGCGAAAATTTTCGCGCAAGCCGGTACATACGCCCCGACGCTCGGTGTACTCGGTGCCGTTATTGGACTCGTTGCGGCACTCGGTCACTTAGACGACGTAGCGCTTCTCGGTAAATCAATTTCCGCCGCCTTTATCGCCACGCTATTTGGAATTTTCTCCGGCTACGTATTATGGCATCCATTCGCCAACAAGCTCAAGCGAAAGTCAGAAGCAGAAGTGAAAACGAAAATGATTATGCTAGAAGGCTTGCTCGCTGTGCAGGAAGGCCTGCCTGTCCGCACCGTAGAAGAAAAACTACTAACGTACTTACCGACGAAAGACCGTGTACTTGAATCTAATGAGGAGAGTGGTGTTCAAGTTGAAGCGTAA
- the fliS gene encoding flagellar export chaperone FliS translates to MAIINPYQTYQQNSVMTASPQELTLMLYSGSVKFIKLAKRAMNDKNFQEKNTNIIKAQNIIQELRSTLNADIDMSTDLEQMYEYMYSRLLEANMKNDLEALEEVETLMIDMRSTWKQAMALAKSN, encoded by the coding sequence GTGGCAATCATCAATCCGTACCAAACCTACCAACAAAACTCAGTCATGACAGCATCACCTCAGGAACTAACGTTAATGCTTTACAGCGGCTCTGTAAAATTCATAAAACTAGCAAAACGAGCAATGAACGACAAGAACTTCCAAGAAAAAAACACCAACATCATTAAAGCTCAAAACATCATCCAAGAACTACGCAGCACCTTAAACGCGGACATCGACATGTCGACAGATCTTGAGCAAATGTACGAATACATGTACAGCCGTCTACTAGAAGCCAACATGAAGAACGATTTAGAAGCACTAGAAGAAGTGGAAACACTCATGATAGACATGCGCAGCACCTGGAAACAAGCCATGGCGTTAGCCAAAAGCAACTAA